GATACGAGGAAACAAGGGCGGTGGCCCTAAGTCGTTTGACATGGAAAAATTTGATACGATGGGACAAGTATTAGACCTTGCCAAACAGCTGTATTTTCCAAATGGACACAACGCAGTGAGAGGTAAAATCACGGAATATGAGATAAAATTAACtgacacatattttcaaaacatcgaCTTACAGTCTACCGTGGAGTCCTGTTATAATCGTTTAAAGATGAGACAATTGAGGTTCAACTTCTGCACAGAAGGCACTACTAGTACAATTGAGAGTGACGAGTTGCCACCTTTATCAATTCCAAAGAATAGGAATGCAACTGCTCAGAGTGGAGTTATTGAAGTAATGGAAATTATTGACTTGCCTCCAACCTGTTTAAGCAAACctgaaaaatcaaatgacatttttgtcactaatgatttttataatgcAGAACTTCCGGATATCCAAACAAACTTTGATATTGCTGATTTTTCGTTCGACGGTGATATTGCATTTGGTCCTAATGTACGGGCAAGCAATGTAAGCTTAGACTCGACATTACCATTAGAGAGTGGAAGTGGTGATACTTTGGACAGACCATTAGAATTTGGAAATGCTGGTACAGTGGAGAGAAAAATTATTCGTATACATAGGGCTTCAGCTTTAATGGATatgataattcattttaaagatcCAAACATCATGACTGTAGACATTGATGCCATCATGGTATTAGACAATGGTAAGGAAGAAGCCGGAGAAGGAGATGGTGTTTTCAGAGATTGTATAACCCAGTTTTGGGATGAATTCTATGAACAATGCACAGAGGGTCGTATTTTCAAGGTACCTGTACTTAGGCATGATTTCCAAAAGGAGGAATGGAAAGCTGTTAGTAGAATAATAAGAAAGGGGTTTGAAGTCAGTGGTTACTGGCCCATTTCAATTATGCCTGCTATATTCGAAGAGTGCATTCATGGAAGCATTGAATCAAGTctgattgaattgttttcagATTACTTACCTGAAATGGAAAGTCAGATTGTTAAAAAAGCTATTTCCAATTTCAATGATGTGGATCAAGATGACTTCCTTAAATTCCTTGATAGTCATTCTTGTAGAAAATTGGTGAATTCTGAAAATGTCCTGCCAATTATTGGAGAGTTGGCACATAAAGAGTTGATTCAACAACCACGCTACGTGATCGAATGTTTCCGTTCAGAATTACGACAGTTACAAGTCACTCCAGGCAAACTACAACAAATTTATCAAGAAATGAAACCAACATCGAAGGAAATTTTGAAATCCTTGAGTGTACCGGAAAACATGAAAGAAGCGGAAAGGCTATGTGCAggctttttaaaaagatatatcaaAGATCTAGATGGAGAAAAACAAAAGGCTTTCTTGAGGTTCTGCACAGGTTCAGATGTCCTGCTGGGAATGAAAATAACGATTGAGTTTTTTGAATCTAAAGGGTTCACACGGTCACCAATAGCTCATACATGTGGGCGAGTATTACAAATTCCATCAACTTATGACACATATCCTTCTTTTAGGTCTGAGTTCAATTATCTGTTGAACAGTAAGGTTTGGGTAATGGACATAGTTTAGAGTTCATATAGTGTAATAGTGCTGGCATTCCAGGATGTTCCGATGAAAATGGACATTAACTCAATGTATGAGTACAGTTCTAAATGATTCAAGTattctttgtttaataattCATGTTTAAAGGAGGTTGTGTAATGATTTTGTGTAATGATTTTATGTCGTGAGTTCGGCAGAGGgagtttttttcaagtttttttttttaagtgttcaCAGTGTTGAACAGAAAAGCATTTCAGATTTATGTGAACAATTTGTTCTGTGTTTGTTTATGTCCATTACCCAAACCTTACTGTTCAACAGTTTTGAGAGAAACACAAGCTGCATTAAAGTTTTGCCATAAAGGCAAGCCACttgattttattgtattattgtcaatattgttatgttaaaatgatTTCAGTCAAATAGCAGTAggtattactttttatttaccTTGTCATTaactattttgttgttttatttcaattacaagTTTCAGTGAAtctatttcatttaattgttaATTCCTCTTGCCATTAAcgatttttttctcactttcttCGGTCTTTGTTTCCCATTATTTTGATTCATGCGTAATCCtaaacatttttgaagatcTTTTCTTACGCTTTAAGATTGATTTGGATCAAACTTGTAAATAATTATCCTCAGTTTATAATAGAAGAAAAGTATAATATACATAGTTATATCACAATATTGTATTGTTATCAGgcaaaaaatagataaattttcATCGATAAAATGATTTCCTTCTTATGCCTTTTCAGACCTGATTGGCGACCattactgaaataaaatgttcatcagaATACACCATGTATCGTAAAAATTGATAGGAGCTATTTAATTCAGGTCTTCGATTGAAATTTTGCTTagatcaaatgttttaaaagatgttaTTCGATAGTGGACATGACTTTGATactttattgaaaaacatagaatataaaaaagaagatggggtatgattgccaatgagacaactatccacaaaagaccaaaatgacacaaacattaacaacttcaggtcaccatacggccttcaacaatgagcaaagcccataccgcatagtcagctataaaaggccccgataagaccatgtaaaacaattcaaacgagaaagaCTAAAGTTAGTGTTCATTTAGTGTATTTAAGAGCTTCCAAAtgagataaaaataaatctctCCTTAATTAAGAAGAATTCCTAGCGTAAAGCTTCCTAGCTTAAAACGTATAGTGATATACCTGTATCAACTTGATGAAGTTGCAAAGTTGTGATGCACAATTAACTGGTTACTATCAGAAGATTGGAAGTTATACAAACCCTATCGCTTTTTTATGTTGGTTTAGACAAAGCTTCTTTATGTTGGTTTAGACAGAGATTGTCATTGTTTACATGTATGGTAGAATAAATATATGTCTCTCGTTTAGGGGTACGAAGGGGGACCTTCTTCTGTCATAGGTTTCCTCCTCCTTCTTTCCAATAATTGACCTTTTACAATTAACACTGGTTAGAGGCAACCTAAATTCGAcccatttcttctttttattttaagcttATTTGCGTAGTGCTGTCCTTTGTTTGGTGTCTTGCTTTATTGTTACCAGTTGTGTTTTTGTCCCCGGTTTACTTTTGACACTTTGGTTTTCGCGTACTTCTTTACAATATCTGTTACAAGAAAATCTTTGGTATCGAGCCTTTCAATTTATCAGACAACAAAGACGCATTGCTTCATTTTTAGAAACGACATCAACTGGTACAGTGAAACCTGGTTAAACCGAATCCTGTATAACCGAAAACCTGTATTAACCAAACATGCTCTTAAGCTCTATCGTATCAAATTGTATGCGTTAAGAACCTGACATCAACCAAAACCGAACCACATATTAAGTCCCGAAGAGGTTCtttttaaacaggtttcactgttcTAAGAATTATGTATTTACAGCACAACACAGAAAGGGTTAAACAGATTACCCCTTTGGAAAGggcacctggcctaaaaggtcCAGAGAGCTTTGCTATCACTTCAGTATGTGTCGTCGTCCGTTGTTACCGTTTCTGAGATATCTGCAAGTTTAATAGGTACTTCTAGTAATGTGGCATTGCTGTGTAATAAAAGTTGCATTACTTCTAGTTTGAAGACTATGTTGAGGCCCTGCTCCTAGGGCATGATCCAGCGACTTTGAATGAACTACATTTTGCAAGTTACTTTTTCGGCTAACAGTAAAGGTAAAGGTAATATGTTTggctagctgaaccgtgaagtcattatgtTAGATATATCATCCTTCTTTCTGAGTAGTCTAGTCCTACAGACGGATAAATTGGTTTTTTGTCGGACTAGTCGTTTAAGTAAACTTAACTTAATGATGACTtaacggttcagctagcaatcAAGCTAACCAAATACAAGTATATAACTTACACACTCGAATGTTTTGCTGTTAGTTAGTTTGATAGAAACTACTAAGATTTGCTATCAAGTTACAACATCACGGTTTGTACATCtcaatttttttaacagtttgaGGCTCGAGATTATAGTCTAGTGACTTTGAATTAATAAGCAATAATCCTGTTCATCagattggtgtttttttttcgaaacaTATATCAGTGTCAACAATTTATCTTTAACGTCGAGCTAGAGCTGATGACCAAATATACAATAATTCCAGGCAGAAGTTTAACGGAAGGAGAAGGTGAATGTAATATAGCCACATATTGAggaaaaaactacaaaattacgTTTAATGGTCTGGCAATTAATGATTAATCCtcaaaatcaatcacaaccttcggtttctttttaatatggaaccttgtataatatcataaaaatgcATAGACTAATACAAAAGTTATTGCCCGGATACCAGAAATTCCTTTTTGTTGACCCCTATTacctaaactgtttggaccatAACCCCCGAATACAGTCCCATCTGGTTAGTATTGCCGAACTGATGGTACAAATTAATACAAATCCATACACTTATATATACTCAAGTTTGACTACATTACATTCGCCTTCTCCGTCCGCTGCCCCGCAAATATTACCGTTACACTTTTCCATGAAACTTCTGTATGAAATTACTATAGGTCATGGGGATTTTCACATTCAACCTTTTAtagtaatattctttacaaagcacaaaaatgtcggcATTAACCTTAAAAGCTATCAAAACCTGTAAACAAgactttttctatttttctatagtacagttacgatactgttgtcggGTAATTATGGATGGTATATTTTGGCTTTGCTATTctttcacttatagggtctttgcattggAAATAAACAGTTATGTTCTTAAGCCAGCTTTTGACCTGCTACGGGTTGTGTtcttcttaaatattttatgatggtatgatactaaacaaaaaaaagggaAGAATTGAGCTTGATATTCATTTGGTgaaaacataatctttcaatcattttaattgaggtctagagctggcatgtcagtaactgctagtagtcatttatgtataattgttattttgttttctgctctttggccaggttattgtctctttgtcagattccccatttccattctcagttttatcaAGATATAGCCTGGGAATCCAAATGAATTCGGACGACTATGACGACACGGTCGTTACATTAAGTCAATTAATGACTTAAATTGTAAATTCATCCCTTATTGGAGTAATTGTCATTAACAGATGCTGTTTACCGAATGTTGCGGTTTTTTGGGGGCAAAAACTGTGATGATTGTAATCATAAAACGGCATGTCGCATAGTAAGAGTATTACTAGTAATTCTATTCTTTAATACTTTGAGCAAATGATGCTCATCAGTACAATGTGCTTTAGGTATCATATATCACAGCATCACTGATGAAAGATATACACACCTAAAATTACGGGTcttatcttaataaaaaaaatactattccGGCTTCTTGTAATTTCAATTGACAAATATCACGAAGATGTCTAAACAATACTTAATTCaggaaatgagaaaaaaaatcgaaagcTTGTAGTCAATTTCATATTATAATACTGTTGATTTTGGAATTTGGTAAAACTTTAATACATTCTTTTCGGTGTCGGGTACGTCATGTGATGTGGTATATAATCTTAATCCGTGTCACcagatgaccccattttttttcatgttctaTGCTATTGCATGGAACGTTGCCTCATTGACGCATGCCAAATAATCCGATTGTCTGTTCAtgctaaaacatttttcaagttGTATATGTTTAATGTAGAGAgatttattttagtaaatttataaataaatataatattaataaaaccaatattgaattataaattttgttttattatatccctcatttgtaaataaagtgTGGCTCTGTCATAGGGATCTCTTGTTTTTGTCCAGCTGTTTTCCTCCATTAATATGTCAGCCAGGTCCAAAATGTCATTGTCACAGTCTGAATCGTCGAAGTCACACTCCTCGGCACAAGCATTTAGTTCGACATTGTCCAAAGGTAGTGAATAATCCTCGGTGCCTTTCAAGAAAGGTGCCTGGTATAAGACCATTGGACGCCCGTTTATGTCGCAATGCTTCGATTTGCGAATTCGGTGTGCATTCCATGTTTCAACGACATTTTCAAGCTCtttctgaaatagaaataacttgataaaagtggtgttaaaatGCATTCTCTTCgattaaaatctaatttgtttaaTGAAGACACGTGCAGTTAATAGA
Above is a genomic segment from Mytilus trossulus isolate FHL-02 unplaced genomic scaffold, PNRI_Mtr1.1.1.hap1 h1tg000128l__unscaffolded, whole genome shotgun sequence containing:
- the LOC134700262 gene encoding uncharacterized protein LOC134700262, yielding MEKFDTMGQVLDLAKQLYFPNGHNAVRGKITEYEIKLTDTYFQNIDLQSTVESCYNRLKMRQLRFNFCTEGTTSTIESDELPPLSIPKNRNATAQSGVIEVMEIIDLPPTCLSKPEKSNDIFVTNDFYNAELPDIQTNFDIADFSFDGDIAFGPNVRASNVSLDSTLPLESGSGDTLDRPLEFGNAGTVERKIIRIHRASALMDMIIHFKDPNIMTVDIDAIMVLDNGKEEAGEGDGVFRDCITQFWDEFYEQCTEGRIFKVPVLRHDFQKEEWKAVSRIIRKGFEVSGYWPISIMPAIFEECIHGSIESSLIELFSDYLPEMESQIVKKAISNFNDVDQDDFLKFLDSHSCRKLVNSENVLPIIGELAHKELIQQPRYVIECFRSELRQLQVTPGKLQQIYQEMKPTSKEILKSLSVPENMKEAERLCAGFLKRYIKDLDGEKQKAFLRFCTGSDVLLGMKITIEFFESKGFTRSPIAHTCGRVLQIPSTYDTYPSFRSEFNYLLNSKVWVMDIV
- the LOC134700219 gene encoding uncharacterized protein LOC134700219 isoform X2; its protein translation is MTTNDLAIIISTYFSLGLQYEEIIGLLAQRHNVILSMRTLKRRLASYGLYRRKNFSDIFQVAMFIFEQLKSSGCLHGYRWMHSRCLQNGFIVQKEMKELENVVETWNAHRIRKSKHCDINGRPMVLYQAPFLKGTEDYSLPLDNVELNACAEECDFDDSDCDNDILDLADILMEENSWTKTRDPYDRATLYLQMRDIIKQNL